The following proteins are co-located in the Microvirga ossetica genome:
- a CDS encoding carbohydrate ABC transporter permease: MRILNQVCWTVALCIAAIPFVFPFLWMASSGFKSAAEIFGSPSIVPREWQWWNFTEVFNHQPFARQYFNSLYIAVTVTALTLLVSSLAGYALARMRFAGAALIALFLVTALMVPEEVTIIPNFFLMRWAGLVDTHWPLILLPTFGPQGIMATFLMRQYFLALPKELEDAGKMDGLSRLGVWWSIALPMSRPALAAVAIITFLNSWNLFLEPLIFVSSLEKFTLPLALSNFTDPYGMPLWHLQLAATSLAVIPILVVYLIAQRQIIESFALSGVKG, from the coding sequence ATCCGCATTCTCAATCAGGTTTGCTGGACGGTCGCGCTCTGCATTGCCGCTATTCCCTTCGTCTTCCCGTTCCTTTGGATGGCCTCTTCCGGCTTCAAGAGCGCGGCTGAAATCTTCGGGTCGCCCAGCATCGTTCCGCGCGAATGGCAATGGTGGAACTTCACCGAGGTTTTCAACCATCAGCCCTTCGCGCGCCAATACTTCAACTCGCTCTACATCGCCGTCACCGTGACCGCCTTGACGCTGCTCGTCTCGTCGCTCGCCGGCTATGCACTGGCGCGCATGCGATTTGCCGGAGCGGCGCTGATCGCACTCTTCCTGGTGACCGCGCTGATGGTTCCCGAAGAAGTGACAATCATCCCAAACTTCTTCCTGATGCGTTGGGCCGGCCTCGTGGACACGCATTGGCCGCTGATCCTGCTGCCGACCTTCGGGCCACAGGGCATCATGGCGACCTTCCTCATGCGGCAGTATTTCCTCGCCTTGCCGAAGGAGCTCGAGGATGCGGGCAAGATGGATGGCCTTTCGCGGCTGGGTGTCTGGTGGAGCATCGCTCTGCCCATGTCCCGGCCCGCGCTTGCGGCTGTTGCCATTATCACATTCCTCAATTCCTGGAATCTCTTTCTGGAGCCGCTGATCTTCGTCTCGTCGCTGGAGAAGTTCACTTTGCCGCTGGCGCTGTCGAACTTCACGGATCCGTACGGCATGCCGCTCTGGCACCTGCAACTGGCCGCCACCAGCCTTGCCGTCATCCCGATCCTCGTCGTCTACCTAATCGCCCAGCGCCAGATCATCGAGAGCTTCGCGCTCTCCGGCGTGAAGGGCTAG
- a CDS encoding ABC transporter ATP-binding protein yields the protein MTSLSLSNVKKHFGRVDVIRGVDLSVDDGEFVVFVGPSGCGKSTLLRMISGLEDISSGVLRIGDRIVNEVPPARRGVAMVFQSYALYPHLNVRDNMGFGLKVRKVPVDERARRVGEAARTLKLEPLLDRYPRELSGGQRQRVAIGRAIVGNPAVFLFDEPLSNLDAELRVHMRSEIASLHKRLGSTMIYVTHDQIEAMTLADKIVVLRDGLVEQVGTPRELYERPGNLFVAQFIGSPKMNILPIDSIAESLPGRPDRASHVGMRPEDLELTDPGSGLVSGRVLLSEYTGASSLLHVELPSGEIFLVAYDGQTIDADTALGLAIAPDRLHFFDNAGRRANQRDLPLTGYEAR from the coding sequence ATGACCAGCCTCTCCCTCAGCAACGTCAAGAAGCACTTCGGCAGGGTCGATGTCATCCGTGGCGTCGATCTCTCGGTCGACGATGGTGAGTTCGTCGTCTTCGTCGGACCCTCCGGCTGCGGGAAGTCCACGCTGCTGCGGATGATTTCGGGCCTGGAAGATATCAGTTCCGGCGTGCTCAGGATCGGGGATCGGATAGTCAACGAGGTGCCGCCGGCCCGCCGCGGGGTTGCGATGGTGTTCCAGTCCTACGCGCTCTATCCGCATCTCAACGTACGCGACAACATGGGATTTGGCCTCAAGGTGCGGAAGGTGCCGGTCGACGAACGTGCCCGCCGTGTGGGGGAGGCTGCCCGCACCCTCAAGCTGGAACCTCTTCTCGATCGCTATCCGCGCGAGCTCTCCGGTGGGCAACGGCAACGCGTCGCTATCGGCCGCGCAATCGTCGGCAACCCGGCGGTGTTCCTGTTCGACGAGCCACTGTCGAATCTGGATGCGGAACTGCGCGTCCACATGCGCTCCGAGATCGCATCGCTGCACAAGCGTCTCGGCAGCACCATGATCTATGTGACGCATGACCAGATCGAGGCCATGACGCTGGCCGATAAGATCGTGGTGCTGCGTGACGGGCTGGTGGAGCAGGTCGGCACGCCGCGTGAACTCTACGAGCGACCCGGCAATCTGTTCGTGGCGCAGTTCATCGGCAGTCCGAAAATGAACATACTTCCGATCGACTCGATTGCGGAATCTTTGCCCGGCCGTCCCGACCGCGCGAGCCATGTCGGCATGCGGCCCGAGGATCTCGAGCTGACCGATCCCGGTTCGGGCCTCGTCAGCGGGAGGGTGCTGCTCAGCGAATATACCGGCGCGTCCTCGCTGCTGCATGTGGAACTGCCCAGCGGCGAGATTTTCCTCGTGGCGTACGATGGCCAGACGATCGATGCGGATACCGCCTTGGGACTCGCCATCGCGCCGGACCGATTGCACTTTTTCGACAATGCCGGCCGGCGGGCCAATCAGCGAGATCTGCCGCTGACAGGCTATGAGGCAAGATAA
- a CDS encoding M20 aminoacylase family protein has product MLNDNVFARVLDFEAMEAELTGIRRFLHANPELSCEEAETARFVAEKLESWGYEVTRNVGGHGVVARLSAGTGKKGIAIRADMDALPIAEETGLTYASQNLGKMHACGHDGHTTVLLGAAEYLARTRRFDGTVTLIFQPAEEAGKFSGAQAMIADGLFERFPFDAIFGLHNHPGAPEGNILLRSGPMMASADTANITIRGIGGHASRPHLTVDPVVIACNLVVSLQTIVSRNVDPTQTAVVTVGTIHAGNAVNVIPEYAKLALSVRSFDPKIRDLLRARIVKLTQSVVEGHGATAEIEYESGYPVVVNSDAETAFARGVAEELIGTDRVSTCHLIPGSEDFAYFLERKPGSFLRLGNGLNSSILHSSKYDFADASLTTGAALWARLVERYLAS; this is encoded by the coding sequence ATGCTCAACGACAACGTTTTTGCCAGAGTCTTGGACTTCGAAGCCATGGAAGCGGAGCTCACCGGCATCCGCCGCTTTCTCCACGCCAATCCGGAGCTCTCCTGCGAAGAGGCGGAAACGGCACGTTTCGTTGCCGAGAAGCTCGAGAGCTGGGGCTACGAAGTGACCCGCAACGTCGGCGGCCACGGCGTTGTCGCGCGTCTCAGCGCCGGCACCGGGAAGAAGGGCATCGCCATCCGTGCCGACATGGATGCTCTTCCGATCGCGGAAGAAACCGGCCTGACATATGCAAGTCAAAATCTCGGCAAGATGCATGCCTGCGGCCATGACGGACATACAACGGTACTGCTGGGTGCAGCCGAGTATCTTGCCCGCACCCGCCGCTTCGACGGCACCGTCACCCTGATCTTCCAACCGGCCGAAGAGGCCGGGAAATTCAGCGGCGCCCAGGCGATGATCGCCGACGGCCTGTTCGAGCGCTTTCCCTTCGACGCGATCTTCGGCCTGCACAACCATCCCGGCGCGCCGGAAGGCAACATCCTTCTGCGCTCCGGTCCGATGATGGCCTCGGCGGATACCGCCAATATCACCATCAGGGGGATCGGCGGCCATGCCTCGCGTCCCCACCTGACGGTCGACCCCGTGGTGATCGCCTGTAATCTTGTCGTCTCGCTTCAGACCATCGTGTCGCGGAATGTCGATCCGACCCAGACCGCGGTCGTCACCGTCGGAACGATCCATGCGGGCAACGCCGTCAACGTGATCCCGGAATATGCGAAGCTCGCGCTCAGCGTCCGCTCCTTCGATCCGAAGATTCGCGACCTCCTGCGGGCGCGTATCGTCAAGCTTACGCAATCCGTCGTCGAAGGCCACGGCGCTACCGCCGAGATCGAGTACGAGAGCGGATACCCGGTCGTCGTCAACTCGGACGCGGAGACGGCCTTCGCCCGCGGCGTCGCAGAGGAGCTGATCGGAACGGACCGAGTCTCAACCTGCCACCTCATTCCGGGAAGCGAGGACTTCGCCTATTTTCTCGAACGTAAGCCGGGAAGCTTCCTGCGCCTTGGCAACGGCCTGAATTCCTCCATTCTGCACAGCTCGAAATACGACTTCGCCGACGCTAGCTTGACCACCGGCGCCGCGCTTTGGGCCCGGTTGGTAGAGCGTTATCTTGCCTCATAG
- a CDS encoding amino acid ABC transporter ATP-binding protein gives MTAVQTAKPLVQVRDVHKSFDQLEVLKGIDLDIMPGEVVVILGPSGSGKSTLLRCINHLEAINKGFIAVDGEQIGYRLRKDRLEKLSANGIARQRRKIGMVFQQFNLYPHMTVLQNIIEAPVGIHGESRPEATRNALKLLERVGLSEKAGSYPRQLSGGQQQRVAIARALAIKPKLMLFDEPTSALDPELVGEVLAAMRDLAQQGLTMIVVTHEIGFAREAADRVVFMDDGKVVEMGNPEDVIGNPQHPRTKAFLSRFL, from the coding sequence TTGACTGCCGTCCAGACCGCGAAGCCTCTCGTTCAGGTACGTGATGTACATAAGTCCTTCGACCAACTGGAAGTGCTGAAGGGCATCGACCTGGATATCATGCCGGGCGAGGTCGTTGTCATCCTCGGCCCTTCCGGCTCCGGAAAATCGACGCTCCTGCGCTGCATCAACCACCTGGAAGCCATCAACAAGGGCTTTATCGCGGTAGACGGCGAGCAGATCGGCTACCGACTCCGCAAGGATCGTTTGGAAAAGCTCTCGGCGAACGGCATCGCCCGCCAGCGCCGGAAGATCGGCATGGTGTTCCAGCAGTTCAACCTCTATCCGCATATGACGGTGCTGCAGAACATCATCGAGGCGCCTGTGGGCATCCACGGTGAAAGTCGTCCGGAAGCCACTCGGAACGCCTTGAAGCTTCTGGAGCGGGTCGGCCTGTCGGAGAAGGCGGGCAGCTATCCGCGCCAGCTTTCCGGCGGCCAGCAGCAGCGCGTTGCGATCGCCCGCGCTTTGGCGATCAAGCCCAAGCTGATGCTGTTCGATGAGCCGACATCGGCGCTCGATCCCGAATTGGTTGGCGAAGTGCTGGCTGCCATGCGCGATCTTGCCCAGCAGGGACTTACGATGATCGTCGTCACTCACGAGATCGGCTTTGCCCGTGAGGCGGCCGACCGGGTGGTCTTCATGGACGACGGCAAGGTCGTCGAGATGGGCAACCCGGAGGATGTGATCGGCAACCCGCAACATCCTCGTACGAAGGCCTTCCTGTCGCGCTTTCTTTAG
- a CDS encoding amino acid ABC transporter permease, with product MSQLHLTSASPSGDAPFRDVVTAHAPFRTGRLILWVVILLVTVDFAWIVAHNENFGWPVVAAYFFNPTVISGLYVSLGLTVIALALGTVLGLGLAIARMSKDRLANSFAGLFIWFFRGTPLLVQLIFWYNLSTLFPQISIAIPFGPTLASWDTNSVITPMTAAIVGLALNEAAYMAEIIRGGLLSVDRGQTETAEAFGMTRARALWRIIIPQAMRSIVPPTGNQLISMIKATSLVSVIAMADLLYSVQSIYNRTFEIVPMLLVAVIWYLLITSILNVGQSYIEAYYGRSDRRNGAAEKPALTGATVQEATH from the coding sequence ATGAGCCAGCTTCATTTGACGAGCGCATCGCCCTCCGGCGATGCGCCCTTCCGGGACGTGGTAACGGCGCACGCCCCTTTCCGTACGGGGCGTTTAATCCTCTGGGTTGTGATCCTTCTCGTTACTGTGGATTTCGCCTGGATCGTCGCGCACAATGAAAACTTCGGCTGGCCCGTCGTCGCCGCCTATTTCTTCAATCCGACGGTGATCAGCGGCCTCTATGTGAGTCTTGGATTGACTGTCATTGCCTTGGCGCTCGGCACGGTCCTTGGGCTGGGCCTCGCCATCGCCCGCATGTCCAAGGATCGGCTGGCAAACTCCTTCGCAGGACTGTTCATCTGGTTCTTCCGCGGCACGCCCCTGCTCGTGCAGCTGATCTTCTGGTACAATCTCTCGACCCTGTTCCCGCAGATCTCGATCGCGATTCCCTTCGGTCCGACCTTGGCAAGCTGGGACACGAATTCGGTAATCACGCCGATGACGGCTGCAATCGTCGGATTAGCGCTCAACGAGGCGGCCTATATGGCGGAGATCATCCGCGGCGGTCTTCTTTCCGTGGATCGCGGCCAGACCGAAACGGCCGAAGCTTTCGGCATGACGAGAGCCCGTGCCCTGTGGCGCATCATCATTCCGCAAGCCATGCGTTCGATCGTTCCGCCGACCGGCAACCAGCTTATCAGCATGATCAAGGCCACCTCTCTCGTCAGCGTGATCGCGATGGCCGATCTGCTCTACTCCGTGCAATCGATCTACAACCGCACCTTTGAGATCGTCCCGATGCTGCTTGTGGCCGTCATCTGGTACCTCCTCATCACCTCTATCCTCAATGTCGGGCAGAGCTATATCGAGGCCTATTACGGCCGGAGCGACCGCCGAAACGGAGCCGCCGAGAAACCGGCCCTCACCGGCGCTACTGTTCAGGAGGCAACCCATTGA
- a CDS encoding ABC transporter substrate-binding protein → MNSKMIASVTIAALMLASPVLAQEAAIPKQSVNEQLRARLPEAIRTEGKMISVNNGSFPPYEIVTGTEMTGASNDLTDAIGQVLGVKIEHATVGGLPALLAGINSGRYQFAFGPIGDFKSREEANDFVDWVQEFVVFAVQKSNPKSITSLDSACGNRIAVMAGGSAERVIQVQADKCKADGKEAITVQSYTDQPSSILAVRSKRADAFFSSQAPLTYFVSQANGQLELTGVGQKNGFEDLYQGAVVPKGSPLGPLLLDTIKHLMSNGTYAAIMKKWNLENNMIKEPGINLGGILPK, encoded by the coding sequence ATGAATTCGAAAATGATCGCTTCCGTCACCATAGCTGCCCTGATGTTGGCAAGCCCTGTTCTTGCCCAGGAAGCAGCGATCCCGAAGCAGAGCGTGAATGAGCAATTGCGGGCACGTTTGCCCGAGGCCATCCGGACTGAAGGCAAGATGATCTCGGTCAACAATGGTTCGTTCCCTCCCTATGAGATCGTCACCGGCACCGAGATGACTGGCGCCAGCAACGATCTGACAGACGCAATCGGCCAGGTTCTCGGTGTCAAGATCGAGCACGCCACAGTGGGTGGCCTGCCGGCGCTGCTCGCCGGCATCAATTCCGGACGCTACCAGTTCGCGTTCGGTCCCATCGGCGACTTCAAGAGCCGCGAAGAAGCCAATGACTTCGTCGACTGGGTCCAGGAGTTCGTTGTCTTCGCCGTCCAGAAGAGCAACCCCAAGAGCATCACCTCGCTGGACAGCGCCTGTGGCAATCGCATCGCTGTCATGGCGGGCGGCTCCGCCGAACGCGTGATCCAGGTTCAGGCGGACAAGTGCAAGGCCGACGGCAAGGAAGCCATCACGGTTCAATCCTATACGGACCAGCCGAGCTCGATCTTGGCCGTTCGTTCGAAGCGCGCCGATGCCTTCTTCTCCTCCCAGGCGCCCCTTACTTACTTCGTATCCCAAGCCAACGGCCAGCTTGAACTGACCGGCGTCGGTCAGAAGAATGGCTTCGAGGATCTCTATCAGGGCGCCGTCGTGCCCAAGGGCTCGCCGCTCGGGCCACTGCTCCTCGATACTATCAAGCATCTGATGAGCAACGGAACCTATGCTGCGATCATGAAGAAGTGGAACCTTGAGAATAACATGATCAAGGAGCCCGGCATCAATCTCGGTGGGATCCTCCCGAAATGA
- a CDS encoding nitrate ABC transporter substrate-binding protein — MPLTLRLALRDWDYMTPLVLGDVRSPRLDIKVDRVGTLISNVALDPSYDAAEMSFSRYAQLRHDGDDSVVGMPNFIMRGFRHRCIITTKKSSIRKLSDLGGKKIGVTGWRDSGNTWTRAAIRREGVGIEDAMWYAGRLTEAHPITDRLDGFGRPGRIEATPGERPMVELLENGGLDAVLTPFMPPGFFDQDSPFRQVLDDFRASEVAYFHDVGYVPGMHLIGFKAAIVQEHPWVMDELNDLIDASQRMWLQKREKYADTTPWMIDELRRCATDLPPSWNISGLEANGKMIGDFATELYEQKILPRLLTPAELFPWHAHSK; from the coding sequence ATGCCTCTGACCCTCAGACTAGCCCTCCGTGACTGGGACTACATGACACCTCTGGTGCTTGGTGATGTTCGGTCACCTCGCCTCGATATCAAGGTCGATCGCGTAGGCACCCTCATCTCGAACGTCGCTCTCGATCCATCGTACGACGCTGCGGAGATGTCGTTCAGCCGCTACGCGCAGCTGCGGCACGATGGCGACGACAGTGTCGTCGGCATGCCGAACTTTATCATGCGCGGCTTCCGCCACCGGTGCATCATCACCACGAAAAAGAGCTCGATCCGCAAGCTCTCGGACCTTGGCGGCAAGAAGATCGGCGTGACGGGCTGGCGGGACTCCGGCAATACCTGGACCCGCGCAGCCATCCGGCGCGAAGGCGTCGGGATCGAAGATGCCATGTGGTATGCAGGCCGGCTGACCGAGGCCCATCCCATCACCGACCGGCTTGACGGTTTCGGTCGCCCGGGCCGCATCGAAGCCACTCCGGGCGAAAGACCCATGGTGGAGCTTCTGGAGAATGGCGGCCTGGACGCCGTCCTCACTCCTTTCATGCCGCCAGGGTTCTTCGACCAGGACTCACCCTTCCGGCAAGTGCTCGACGACTTCAGGGCGTCTGAAGTCGCCTACTTTCACGACGTCGGCTATGTGCCGGGCATGCACCTGATCGGTTTCAAGGCCGCAATCGTGCAGGAGCATCCATGGGTTATGGACGAGCTCAACGATCTGATCGACGCATCTCAACGCATGTGGCTGCAGAAGCGCGAGAAATACGCCGACACGACGCCCTGGATGATCGACGAACTGCGTCGCTGCGCCACCGATTTGCCCCCCTCCTGGAATATCAGCGGACTCGAGGCGAACGGGAAAATGATCGGCGACTTCGCCACCGAGCTTTACGAGCAGAAGATTCTGCCGCGATTGCTGACGCCCGCCGAACTCTTTCCCTGGCACGCACATTCGAAGTGA
- a CDS encoding PLP-dependent aminotransferase family protein, with product MTESRNAHWFAERLTDRTIRGIALETRALIRAGALPVGTKLPPIRDLAFALGVSPATISEAWSELRRHKIISGRGRNGTWVSGDRFVAKPHRLGSSGIYGDGILNLTAAVPDMRLLPPLAEAMAYGASAENLNSYERNRILPELEEEVRKKWPYEPEAFLATNGGYNAVYTLVHALLPPGASVAIEDPTGMRLLDILEDRGVRIVPVQCDGEGPMPSALETAMKSKPIAFIFQPRLHSVTGQGVSQARLEALAAVLKDTDTLIVEDDGIGDISAAPRHSLGAYFPNRLIHILSFSKTHGPDLRLAVLSSSRTIIDQIQSYRSFSAGWTSRILQAATAWLLRDPETQESVDRARMLYHERRANLVNALQQRGIGAMHGEGLCAWVPVSSEPFAMVTLAAHGIAVHPGAKFSILPTYYLRVATATLSDRYESVADSIALAAGT from the coding sequence ATGACCGAAAGTCGAAACGCCCATTGGTTTGCCGAGAGATTGACGGACAGGACCATTCGCGGGATCGCTCTGGAAACCAGAGCCCTGATCCGTGCCGGCGCGCTTCCGGTTGGTACAAAGTTGCCCCCGATCCGCGATCTCGCGTTCGCGCTCGGTGTTAGTCCGGCGACCATTTCGGAAGCTTGGAGCGAACTGCGCCGTCACAAAATCATCAGTGGGCGAGGGCGAAATGGCACTTGGGTCAGCGGTGACCGTTTCGTCGCCAAGCCGCATCGCCTCGGAAGCTCCGGCATCTACGGCGATGGCATCCTGAACTTGACCGCAGCCGTTCCCGACATGCGCCTGTTGCCGCCGCTTGCCGAGGCTATGGCTTATGGTGCCTCGGCGGAGAATCTCAACAGCTACGAGCGCAACCGAATCCTGCCGGAACTCGAGGAAGAAGTCAGGAAAAAATGGCCCTACGAGCCGGAGGCGTTCCTGGCGACGAATGGCGGATACAACGCTGTCTATACATTGGTCCATGCACTGCTGCCTCCGGGCGCATCCGTTGCGATCGAAGATCCGACCGGCATGCGCCTCCTCGATATTCTGGAAGACCGGGGAGTTCGCATCGTGCCTGTTCAATGCGATGGCGAAGGACCAATGCCGTCAGCTCTTGAGACCGCGATGAAATCCAAGCCTATCGCCTTCATTTTCCAGCCGCGGCTGCATTCAGTCACCGGCCAGGGTGTCAGCCAAGCGCGCCTGGAGGCTCTCGCTGCGGTTCTAAAAGATACCGACACGCTTATCGTCGAAGACGACGGCATCGGCGATATTTCGGCGGCCCCACGTCACTCTCTGGGTGCCTACTTTCCGAACCGGCTCATCCACATCCTGTCGTTCTCGAAGACGCATGGGCCGGATTTGCGTCTTGCAGTCCTTTCCAGCTCCCGAACCATCATAGATCAGATACAATCCTATCGAAGCTTCAGTGCCGGCTGGACGAGCCGTATTCTCCAGGCTGCCACAGCCTGGCTGCTGCGCGATCCGGAGACACAGGAATCGGTTGATCGCGCGCGAATGCTCTACCATGAGCGACGCGCCAATCTGGTCAATGCTCTGCAGCAGAGAGGTATTGGTGCAATGCACGGCGAGGGTCTGTGCGCCTGGGTTCCGGTGTCCTCGGAGCCATTCGCTATGGTGACGCTCGCCGCCCATGGTATTGCCGTCCATCCAGGTGCCAAGTTCTCGATCCTGCCGACGTACTATCTGCGGGTTGCAACGGCTACTCTTTCCGATCGCTATGAGAGTGTCGCGGACTCGATTGCGTTGGCTGCCGGCACCTGA
- a CDS encoding methyl-accepting chemotaxis protein: protein MALVKTSELSGKGNSRPAGNETVPQGAHSPVRGAASQRRTLERVRARQQKAAERIGAATEELASGVAEASSAAEELRRSMEQIASGAEEAAGASQQSLSAMVSLSASFSEARAHAEATQARTNGLQSLLIETGAQIDASVSAVETNATRQKSMVNVVSLLEKQATEIGEITRVVGDISDQTNLLALNAAIEAARAGDSGRGFAVVADEVRALAGTSEKSAQVIQTLAEGIVGEVRSVAERIKASAETASGEARIGRAVVGALDKIRTDVSLLAEGSQAILVAAVEADAAIREAQRGAEQVASAAEEQAAAAAEAQRAVQQQSASLDQSQQTAQSLAALADDLQAGTAGATSAEQVGSAAEELSAAIQELSGAAGEIMTAVDQISRGAQIQAAATQQANVAMGQIERATAASRDAASTAVERIETLAADLQDNRTATMRLAAGVGEALKETLAVIGFASV from the coding sequence ATGGCATTGGTCAAGACGTCCGAACTCTCGGGCAAGGGCAACTCACGACCGGCAGGTAACGAGACTGTTCCCCAAGGGGCTCATTCTCCCGTAAGGGGAGCGGCATCCCAACGCCGGACCCTCGAGCGTGTGAGGGCACGGCAGCAGAAGGCGGCGGAACGCATCGGCGCCGCCACCGAAGAACTGGCGAGCGGAGTTGCCGAAGCGTCATCCGCGGCCGAGGAACTGCGGCGCTCCATGGAACAGATCGCCAGCGGCGCCGAGGAGGCGGCCGGCGCTTCCCAGCAATCGCTTTCGGCCATGGTGAGCCTGAGTGCCTCGTTTTCCGAGGCGCGAGCCCATGCCGAGGCCACCCAGGCGAGAACGAACGGCCTTCAGAGCCTTCTGATCGAGACGGGAGCCCAGATCGACGCGTCCGTGTCCGCCGTGGAGACCAACGCGACGCGCCAAAAATCCATGGTCAACGTGGTCTCGCTTCTCGAAAAACAAGCAACCGAGATCGGCGAGATCACCCGTGTAGTCGGGGACATTTCGGATCAGACCAATCTTCTGGCGCTGAATGCGGCCATCGAGGCGGCCAGGGCCGGCGACAGCGGGCGTGGCTTTGCCGTCGTCGCGGATGAAGTTCGGGCTCTTGCCGGCACTTCCGAGAAAAGCGCGCAGGTTATTCAGACCCTCGCGGAAGGCATCGTCGGCGAGGTTCGATCCGTTGCAGAGCGGATTAAGGCTTCAGCCGAAACAGCATCCGGCGAGGCTCGGATCGGCCGTGCCGTGGTGGGGGCTCTGGACAAGATCCGAACCGATGTGTCCCTCCTGGCCGAGGGGAGCCAGGCCATTCTCGTCGCGGCCGTCGAGGCCGACGCCGCCATCCGAGAGGCGCAACGCGGGGCCGAGCAGGTAGCGAGTGCGGCCGAGGAGCAGGCCGCGGCGGCAGCCGAGGCTCAGCGGGCGGTCCAGCAGCAGAGTGCTTCCCTCGATCAAAGCCAGCAGACTGCGCAGTCGCTGGCCGCTCTGGCGGACGATCTTCAGGCAGGCACGGCTGGAGCCACCAGTGCCGAGCAGGTCGGGTCGGCAGCAGAGGAGCTGTCGGCGGCCATTCAGGAACTCTCCGGGGCTGCCGGCGAGATCATGACCGCCGTCGATCAGATCAGCCGGGGCGCGCAGATTCAGGCTGCAGCCACGCAGCAGGCCAATGTGGCCATGGGGCAGATCGAGCGGGCGACTGCTGCATCACGGGATGCAGCCAGCACGGCCGTCGAGCGCATCGAGACTCTCGCTGCCGATCTGCAGGACAATCGCACCGCGACCATGCGGCTGGCGGCCGGCGTCGGAGAGGCGCTGAAGGAGACGCTAGCCGTGATTGGATTTGCTTCGGTTTAG
- a CDS encoding IS3 family transposase (programmed frameshift) — protein sequence MPKTRFKREFQDEAVRLVLTSGRSQRAIADDLGVNRSTLARWMAEHQDMRPSSAPPPNEDVMDELKRLRRENEVLRQERDILKKATGFFRQGGKSMRFTFIDAAKAEFPIQRLCQVLEVSQSGYFAWRSRPACQRQRDDLVLLAHVRSAFRESNGTYGSPRMTRELQDQGLPIGRRRTARLMRENGLKARQKRRFKRTTDSHHAFPIAPNLLEQDFSAERPNQKWAADISYVWTSEGWLYLAVVLDLFARRVVGWAVSDRLHKELALEALRKALAIRRPGEGLTHHADRGSQYCSIEYQAELRKHGIRISMSGTGNCFDNAVVETFFKTLKSELVWRTVFQTRAEARKAIGRYIDGFYNPVRRHSTLDYVSPAQFERLAG from the exons ATGCCGAAGACCCGTTTTAAGAGAGAGTTTCAGGATGAGGCCGTCCGCCTCGTTTTGACGAGTGGGCGCTCGCAACGCGCGATCGCCGACGATCTTGGGGTGAACCGTTCGACGCTCGCGCGCTGGATGGCGGAGCACCAGGATATGCGGCCTTCGTCGGCCCCGCCGCCCAATGAGGATGTCATGGACGAGCTCAAGCGCCTCCGTCGCGAGAACGAGGTGCTGCGGCAAGAGCGCGACATCCTCAAGAAGGCCACCG GCTTTTTTCGTCAAGGAGGGAAGTCGATGAGGTTCACGTTCATCGATGCGGCGAAAGCGGAATTCCCCATCCAGCGCCTGTGCCAGGTTCTTGAGGTGAGCCAGAGCGGCTACTTTGCCTGGCGAAGTCGTCCGGCCTGCCAGCGTCAGCGCGACGATCTGGTGCTGCTCGCCCATGTCCGATCCGCCTTTCGAGAATCGAATGGCACCTATGGCAGCCCACGGATGACGCGCGAACTCCAGGATCAGGGCCTGCCGATCGGGCGCCGTCGGACGGCCCGACTGATGCGCGAGAATGGGCTCAAGGCCCGGCAGAAACGTCGCTTCAAGCGCACCACCGACAGCCACCACGCCTTTCCTATTGCTCCCAACCTGCTCGAGCAGGACTTCTCGGCCGAGCGCCCGAACCAGAAGTGGGCCGCGGATATCTCGTACGTGTGGACGAGCGAGGGCTGGCTCTACCTGGCCGTGGTCCTGGATCTCTTCGCGCGCCGGGTGGTTGGCTGGGCGGTGAGCGACCGGCTGCACAAGGAACTGGCGCTCGAGGCGCTGCGCAAGGCTCTGGCGATCCGAAGACCCGGTGAGGGGCTGACCCATCACGCGGACCGCGGCAGTCAATATTGTTCGATCGAGTATCAGGCCGAGTTGCGGAAGCACGGCATCCGGATCTCAATGTCCGGGACAGGCAATTGTTTCGACAATGCCGTGGTCGAGACTTTCTTCAAGACCTTGAAGTCCGAGCTGGTCTGGCGCACCGTCTTCCAGACGAGAGCCGAGGCCAGGAAGGCGATCGGTCGTTACATCGATGGCTTCTACAATCCCGTCCGGCGTCATTCGACACTGGACTATGTCAGTCCGGCTCAGTTCGAAAGGCTGGCCGGATAG